Proteins from a single region of Mycoplasma leachii PG50:
- a CDS encoding DnaD family protein, translating to MIFELLEKGIVSKKKLLLEYYKKLNLTDNQALIILMIMYLNDQTRKMTTPNLLANYLNLSSVEIENELELLAEKDLIEIKTDFIDFSNLFKKITLLVNDSFLIKQYNQFFINFEKNLLFVLTKDEKLKIIKLLQTNIKEEQLLQITNKKKISDFNFLLKEIEKYLNSNQLILFDWLND from the coding sequence ATGATTTTTGAATTATTAGAAAAAGGAATTGTTTCTAAAAAAAAGTTATTATTAGAATATTATAAAAAACTAAATTTAACTGATAATCAAGCTTTAATTATTTTAATGATAATGTATTTAAACGATCAAACTAGAAAAATGACAACTCCTAATTTATTAGCTAATTATTTAAATTTATCTAGTGTTGAAATTGAAAATGAATTAGAATTATTAGCTGAAAAAGATTTAATTGAAATTAAAACAGATTTTATTGATTTTTCTAATTTGTTTAAAAAAATTACTCTACTTGTTAATGATTCTTTTTTAATAAAGCAATATAATCAATTTTTTATTAATTTTGAAAAGAATTTATTATTTGTTTTAACTAAAGATGAAAAACTAAAAATTATTAAGCTTTTACAAACAAATATTAAAGAAGAACAGTTATTACAAATTACTAATAAGAAAAAAATTTCTGATTTTAATTTTTTATTAAAAGAAATTGAAAAATATTTAAATTCAAATCAACTTATTTTATTTGATTGATTAAATGATTAA
- a CDS encoding HU family DNA-binding protein, whose product MTKKELIEEIIINENISKVDAEKVVNRIFQTISKHLIEGKEVSVAGFGKFVISERSSREGVNPSTGEKIIIPDSRSARFKPAKQLKESLM is encoded by the coding sequence ATGACTAAAAAAGAATTAATTGAAGAAATCATTATTAATGAGAATATTTCTAAAGTTGATGCTGAAAAAGTTGTTAATAGAATCTTTCAAACAATTTCAAAACATTTAATTGAAGGAAAAGAAGTATCAGTTGCAGGATTTGGAAAATTTGTTATTTCTGAAAGATCATCTAGAGAAGGAGTTAACCCATCAACTGGTGAAAAAATAATTATTCCAGATTCTAGATCAGCGAGATTTAAACCAGCTAAACAACTTAAAGAATCATTAATGTAA
- a CDS encoding glycerol-3-phosphate dehydrogenase, whose protein sequence is MKKNITIIGSNAYSIALANILADNHHNVIIYSGNELDVNNINFNHSYNISTQLKINNKIVATTDLVASLENVEILILTSLNKQLLSTINQIKKYLKNEIILISTIKGFDENNLDLLSNLIINQFSKTNLLKEFVCLYGPNNPSQIILKKPTTAMIISKNLSICKQLVKIFSNEYFLCYWNNDLITSELVVYFKDLINLSLGILEGLGAESNTKASLITIVINLIYQIAKNYNAKLETFFNFATLATLIENILDKNNKYFLLGIDIVKLKNITKALEKNNLTIDQIQVVRIAYLLCDKYEIHNEFINTLYRILYNNIRPIALLNHSFKGVWLV, encoded by the coding sequence ATGAAAAAAAATATCACTATTATTGGATCTAATGCTTATAGTATTGCTTTAGCTAATATTCTAGCTGATAATCATCATAATGTAATTATTTATTCTGGAAATGAATTAGATGTTAATAATATTAATTTTAATCATAGTTATAATATTTCAACTCAATTAAAAATTAATAATAAAATTGTTGCTACAACTGATTTAGTTGCTAGTTTAGAAAATGTTGAAATTTTAATTTTAACTAGTTTAAATAAACAACTACTTTCAACTATTAATCAAATTAAAAAGTATTTAAAAAATGAAATTATTTTAATTAGTACTATTAAAGGTTTTGATGAGAATAATTTAGATTTATTATCAAATTTAATTATTAATCAATTTAGTAAAACTAACTTATTAAAAGAATTTGTTTGTTTATATGGACCAAATAATCCTAGTCAAATTATTTTAAAAAAACCAACAACAGCTATGATCATTTCAAAAAACTTAAGTATTTGCAAACAGTTAGTTAAAATATTTTCAAATGAATATTTTTTATGTTATTGAAATAATGATTTGATTACAAGTGAATTAGTAGTTTATTTTAAAGATTTAATTAATCTTTCACTAGGTATTTTAGAAGGTCTTGGTGCTGAAAGTAATACTAAAGCTTCATTAATTACTATTGTTATTAATTTAATTTATCAAATAGCTAAAAACTATAATGCTAAATTAGAAACTTTTTTTAATTTTGCTACTTTAGCTACTTTAATAGAAAATATTTTAGATAAAAATAATAAATATTTTTTGTTAGGAATTGATATTGTTAAGTTAAAAAATATTACAAAAGCACTTGAAAAAAATAATTTAACAATAGATCAAATTCAAGTTGTTAGAATTGCTTATCTACTATGTGATAAATATGAAATTCATAATGAATTTATTAACACACTATATAGAATTTTATATAATAATATTAGACCAATAGCGCTTTTAAACCATTCATTTAAAGGTGTTTGACTGGTTTAA
- the der gene encoding ribosome biogenesis GTPase Der, with the protein MKKKIVAIVGKPNVGKSSLFNRIIKEKKSIVDNKPGVTRDRIYSNAEWLTREFILVDTGGISIDQQLFSNEIQIQTQIAIEQADVIIFVVDFLNRLDKDDKMIAKILHKSKKPVILAINKYDKKTIDDHNYEFMNLGFSDLYFISSTHGIGIGDLLDKVISYISKNDADLKDDSTKIAIIGRPNVGKSSLVNSLVNENRMIVSEIEGTTLDAVDISFSYNKNKYTVIDTAGIRKKSKLGQTVEKYSYLRSLSAITNSDIVLLMIDATKPITDQDTNIGGLIYDEKKPVIIVVNKWDLVKNKQEQILKKEEEIRAYFKYISYAKIIFISAPDKTRVTKILDLVADIKQSLSVKVKTYVLNEVLNKAQLINPAPEFNGNRLKIYYASQVQAYIPTFVLFCNHPNYLHFSYKRFLENQIRFSFGFDSIPINLIFRERK; encoded by the coding sequence ATGAAAAAGAAAATTGTAGCAATTGTTGGAAAGCCAAATGTTGGTAAATCAAGTTTATTTAATAGAATTATTAAAGAAAAAAAATCTATAGTTGATAATAAACCAGGAGTTACAAGAGATAGAATTTATAGTAATGCTGAATGATTAACTAGAGAATTTATTTTAGTTGATACTGGTGGAATTAGTATTGATCAACAATTGTTTTCAAATGAAATTCAAATACAAACTCAAATTGCTATTGAACAAGCTGATGTTATTATTTTTGTTGTTGATTTTTTAAATAGATTAGATAAAGATGACAAAATGATTGCTAAAATTTTACACAAATCTAAAAAACCAGTAATTTTAGCAATTAATAAATATGATAAAAAAACTATTGATGATCATAACTATGAATTTATGAATTTAGGATTTAGTGATTTATATTTTATTTCTTCAACTCATGGAATTGGGATTGGTGATCTATTAGATAAAGTGATTTCTTATATTTCTAAAAATGATGCAGATTTAAAAGATGATTCAACTAAAATAGCAATTATTGGAAGACCAAATGTTGGTAAATCAAGTTTAGTAAATTCTTTAGTTAATGAAAACAGAATGATAGTTAGTGAAATTGAAGGAACTACTTTAGATGCTGTTGATATTAGTTTTTCTTATAATAAAAATAAATATACAGTAATTGATACAGCAGGAATTAGAAAAAAATCTAAACTAGGTCAAACTGTTGAAAAATATAGTTATTTAAGATCATTATCTGCAATTACTAATAGTGATATTGTTTTATTAATGATTGATGCAACAAAACCAATAACAGATCAAGATACTAATATTGGTGGATTAATTTATGATGAAAAAAAACCTGTAATTATTGTTGTAAATAAATGAGATCTAGTTAAAAATAAACAAGAACAAATTCTAAAAAAAGAAGAAGAAATTAGAGCATATTTTAAATATATTTCTTATGCAAAAATTATTTTTATTTCAGCACCTGATAAAACTAGAGTTACTAAAATTTTAGATTTAGTTGCAGATATTAAACAAAGTTTATCAGTTAAAGTTAAAACGTATGTGTTAAATGAGGTTTTAAATAAAGCTCAACTAATTAATCCAGCTCCTGAATTTAACGGAAATAGATTAAAAATTTATTATGCTAGTCAAGTTCAAGCTTACATTCCAACATTTGTTTTATTTTGTAATCACCCAAATTATTTACACTTTTCATATAAAAGGTTTTTAGAAAATCAAATTAGATTTAGTTTTGGATTTGATAGCATTCCTATTAATTTAATTTTTAGAGAAAGAAAATAA
- the cmk gene encoding (d)CMP kinase, with amino-acid sequence MEKLIIAVDGTSSSGKSVIFRKVARILNYQFVDTGLMYRAFTWYCLFKNIDINNQDQIIKLLDSFDYKISDEQIFVNNINVTNKLISSEILNVINKITIIPQIRNYMVKAQQQMVKNKGYILVGRDITSVVLPNADLKIYLDCDIEIRAKRRFEQNVENKILGKSFKQIYQDLIKRDQVDKTRKIGPLVLVSDAWYIDNSYLTIDQVVDIVVNKVHQLESQK; translated from the coding sequence ATGGAAAAACTGATTATAGCTGTTGATGGTACTAGTAGTAGTGGAAAATCTGTAATTTTTAGAAAAGTAGCTAGAATTTTAAATTATCAGTTTGTTGATACTGGATTAATGTATCGAGCTTTTACTTGATATTGTTTATTTAAAAATATTGATATTAATAATCAAGATCAAATTATCAAATTATTAGATAGTTTTGATTATAAAATTAGTGATGAACAAATATTTGTAAATAATATAAATGTTACTAACAAACTAATAAGTAGTGAAATTTTAAATGTAATTAATAAAATTACAATAATTCCACAAATTAGAAATTATATGGTAAAAGCTCAACAACAAATGGTTAAAAATAAAGGTTATATACTAGTTGGTAGAGATATTACAAGTGTAGTTTTACCTAATGCAGATTTAAAAATTTATTTAGATTGTGATATTGAAATCAGAGCAAAAAGAAGATTTGAACAAAATGTAGAAAACAAAATTTTAGGTAAATCATTTAAACAAATTTATCAAGATTTAATTAAAAGAGATCAAGTTGATAAAACAAGAAAAATAGGACCTTTAGTTTTAGTAAGTGATGCTTGATATATAGATAATTCTTATTTAACTATAGATCAAGTTGTAGATATTGTAGTTAATAAAGTTCATCAATTAGAAAGTCAAAAATAA
- a CDS encoding ECF transporter S component has translation MKKNESLKEQLNDVVCNVDNDLDMHKELDSKDHKKIDHYHGKHHFDKFGNHDDIQNYNFELRTVFLFSRKKLLFKIVLTGIFLALTASVSAIDILLESIKIPVSDQVWIQSRFLDILVVCISIATLGPIFASLLGFLAPILHNFIHGMEHGWIQPPIEAITNVFIVWIVFLVFNVIFNNSPIHHDTNKNVARFKRWTPLPIMIVLVSFVSTLGFILALYIDSNINSNHLLSNQISFYHAGHDHNHIHDEHMLSFTNINTFIIIAIFGWNILRYGIALLLFILVEWKMRPINHRYK, from the coding sequence ATGAAGAAGAACGAATCATTAAAAGAACAATTAAATGATGTAGTATGTAATGTTGATAATGATTTAGATATGCACAAAGAACTTGATAGTAAAGATCATAAAAAAATAGATCATTATCATGGAAAACATCATTTTGATAAATTTGGAAATCACGATGATATTCAAAATTATAATTTTGAATTAAGAACTGTTTTTTTATTTAGTAGAAAAAAATTGCTATTTAAAATTGTTTTAACTGGAATTTTTTTAGCTTTAACTGCTTCAGTTAGTGCAATTGATATATTATTAGAGTCAATCAAAATTCCTGTAAGTGATCAAGTGTGAATTCAATCTAGATTTTTAGATATTTTAGTTGTTTGTATTTCAATAGCTACTTTAGGTCCGATCTTTGCTAGTTTATTAGGATTTTTAGCTCCAATTTTACATAACTTTATTCATGGTATGGAACATGGTTGAATACAACCTCCAATTGAAGCTATAACAAATGTTTTTATTGTTTGAATTGTTTTTCTTGTATTTAATGTGATTTTTAATAACTCACCAATTCATCATGATACAAATAAAAATGTTGCTAGATTTAAAAGATGAACCCCACTACCAATTATGATTGTTTTAGTTTCTTTTGTTTCCACTCTAGGATTTATTTTAGCTTTATATATAGATTCAAATATAAATTCTAATCACTTGTTATCAAATCAAATTAGTTTTTATCATGCTGGTCATGATCATAATCACATTCATGATGAACATATGCTAAGTTTTACAAATATTAATACTTTTATTATAATAGCTATTTTTGGGTGAAATATCTTAAGATATGGTATTGCTTTATTATTATTTATTCTAGTTGAATGAAAAATGAGACCAATTAATCATAGATACAAATAA
- a CDS encoding inorganic diphosphatase, producing MKNNVISMVVEIPKGSSNKYEVDEKTKRIKLDRVLYGANFYPGEYGMIENTLDWDGDPLDVISLCTYPTLPGVEVNVRILGSIKMVDAGEVDTKLFGVFNDDPRFKEYQTLNDVPKHYRDEIENFFLQYKALQNKVVKINGWGTLDEALEELEECKSRFEEYKDRLAKGQKDQILAEWKEKGLGQA from the coding sequence ATGAAAAATAATGTAATTAGTATGGTAGTTGAAATACCAAAAGGTTCATCTAACAAATATGAAGTTGATGAAAAAACAAAAAGAATTAAACTAGATCGTGTTTTATATGGAGCTAACTTTTATCCAGGTGAATATGGAATGATTGAAAACACACTAGATTGAGATGGAGATCCACTAGATGTAATTTCACTATGTACATACCCAACATTACCAGGAGTTGAAGTTAATGTTAGAATTTTAGGTTCAATTAAAATGGTTGATGCTGGAGAAGTTGATACTAAATTATTTGGAGTGTTTAATGATGATCCAAGATTTAAAGAATATCAAACACTAAATGACGTACCAAAACACTACAGAGATGAAATTGAAAACTTTTTCTTACAATATAAAGCTTTACAAAATAAAGTAGTTAAAATTAATGGTTGAGGAACTTTAGATGAAGCTTTAGAAGAACTTGAAGAATGCAAGTCAAGATTTGAAGAATATAAAGACCGTTTAGCTAAAGGACAAAAAGATCAAATATTAGCTGAGTGAAAAGAAAAAGGATTAGGTCAAGCTTAA
- a CDS encoding MIP family Ig-specific serine endopeptidase, with the protein MSKQKLLLIPMISSISSLVLLTSCSKIENTKITESISENKPDSENNATREGNTNLNDNKDNKLINPTVQQNQTSLFKIIEPKTIYKEIYDRTFALKFLTKLPGNEGILDNNQGTGWLLDYHKFKNANNKYKLFIATNLHVLSHFSNSLSKELSSKLNYYDSQSDKKVLGVALGKTEKPVNDFSHVPNNKPSVDKAKNNNWNANYYGNTVPTGEHSRWESTSHKTTPTEAISSPKIVFAALDFMKKEAISKYQDKLNEVVKEFGTRKLQEKSDYEYKHAWDDLNRVSNVPMMVDFGIFEIDVDLDKADETLKQWVKEAIDGVDNYLARLSKTAALPNQNKDVSKYLQTVDYVSAFKTQKHPNNLTKAKDVYIAGYPVDGKIAWWMQNNPSERYEMQDGKQNQSMKFDFPKFDPTKPFPILPHNFPFRRKPTEGFSENNVEEKISTVTPTIFDSYWGRVLAAWYGFQYNVNFSSLYYGASGSLAYNEYGQMIGIYNGVSSNVQFGDLLKNGSIAPFLQSSNIEVGENTIYAYNLIDGTNKTQFGMQKNSFRENLRVIYPNGFGDGSKETKLFDKGY; encoded by the coding sequence ATGAGTAAGCAAAAATTATTATTAATTCCTATGATATCAAGCATTAGCAGCTTAGTTTTATTAACTTCTTGTTCTAAAATAGAAAATACTAAAATTACTGAATCAATAAGTGAAAATAAACCTGATAGTGAAAATAATGCAACTAGAGAAGGCAATACAAACCTAAATGATAATAAAGATAATAAATTAATAAATCCTACAGTTCAACAAAACCAAACTAGTTTGTTTAAAATCATAGAGCCTAAGACTATTTATAAAGAAATTTATGATCGTACCTTTGCTTTGAAATTTCTTACAAAACTTCCTGGAAACGAAGGAATATTAGATAACAATCAAGGGACTGGGTGATTACTTGACTATCATAAATTTAAAAATGCTAATAATAAATATAAATTATTCATAGCAACAAACCTTCATGTTTTAAGTCATTTTAGTAATTCACTAAGTAAAGAGTTGAGTAGTAAACTTAACTATTATGATTCTCAAAGCGATAAAAAAGTTCTGGGTGTTGCTTTGGGTAAAACCGAAAAACCAGTAAATGATTTTAGTCATGTTCCAAATAATAAGCCATCAGTAGATAAAGCAAAAAATAATAATTGAAATGCAAATTATTATGGTAATACTGTCCCAACAGGAGAACATAGTCGCTGAGAAAGTACTTCACATAAAACCACTCCAACAGAAGCAATTAGTAGCCCTAAAATAGTTTTTGCTGCCCTTGATTTTATGAAAAAAGAAGCAATTTCCAAATACCAAGACAAATTAAATGAAGTAGTTAAGGAATTTGGGACTAGAAAATTACAAGAAAAAAGTGATTATGAATATAAACATGCCTGGGATGATTTAAATAGAGTGTCTAATGTACCAATGATGGTAGATTTTGGAATTTTTGAAATTGATGTTGATCTTGATAAAGCAGATGAAACATTAAAACAATGAGTAAAAGAAGCTATAGATGGTGTAGATAACTATCTAGCAAGGTTATCAAAAACAGCTGCACTTCCAAATCAAAATAAAGATGTTTCTAAATATTTGCAAACAGTAGACTATGTATCTGCATTTAAAACGCAAAAACATCCTAATAATCTAACCAAGGCAAAGGATGTTTATATTGCTGGTTACCCTGTTGATGGCAAGATTGCTTGATGAATGCAAAATAATCCATCTGAAAGATATGAAATGCAGGATGGCAAGCAAAATCAAAGTATGAAATTTGATTTTCCTAAATTTGATCCAACTAAACCTTTTCCAATACTACCGCATAATTTTCCATTTCGTCGTAAACCAACAGAAGGTTTCTCTGAAAATAATGTAGAAGAAAAAATTAGTACAGTTACCCCAACAATTTTTGATTCTTATTGAGGAAGAGTTTTAGCAGCCTGATATGGTTTTCAATATAATGTTAACTTTTCTTCTTTGTACTATGGTGCATCAGGGTCATTAGCTTATAATGAATACGGACAAATGATTGGAATTTATAATGGTGTTAGTTCAAATGTTCAATTTGGAGACTTACTAAAAAATGGTTCAATTGCACCATTTTTACAGTCAAGTAATATAGAGGTTGGTGAGAATACTATTTATGCATACAATCTAATTGATGGTACTAACAAAACTCAATTTGGTATGCAAAAGAACTCATTTAGAGAGAATTTAAGAGTAATTTATCCAAATGGATTTGGAGACGGTTCTAAGGAAACCAAGCTATTTGATAAAGGTTATTAA
- a CDS encoding BspA family leucine-rich repeat surface protein, translating to MKKSLLLIGGLTAVAAVPISITTTLLIKKNKQQNISQNKIEKLQDELKLLQSQIVNLEKDKTQIAQYADSLIYSFDIENYQLESLEAMLKLKAKFHELNSYVDELKNQISIKKQNVAELEKEIKRLRNELNHDRNVIRFEIQRLVTDEWANMKDEILQSHKVSDIVKHLNKKIKFTKLPYLIKTDSDKTIKSLKNAAKNLILSFDGLDFELTLELKDVSFHPNSIEHEYEDSQETICKIIGYYKDESGKIAIKPFAKSTKKVPTRLPWFIESLKAAFKDNKSSNIENLNEWNTSNVTDMSMMFEASEINQPLDFDTRNVITMYSMFYEAKHFNSPLNFDTRNVQNMKAMFYDALEFDQELKFNTKNVTDMSLMFSGASKFNKPVNFDTKNVKKMNSMFWGTNEFNQPINFNTQNVEDMEQMFSHAKAFNQILNFDTRNVTNMRGLFELAENFNSNLNFSDTQNVTTMEMMFNGAKNFNKPINFNTKKVTNMKFMFNNAYKFNSPIKFDTNNVTNMYGMFFGALEFNQPLDFDTSNVENMGNMFYSAKKFNSELKFSNTKNVKDMSGMFCYAEAFNQPLDFDTSNVENIKWMFYDAKNFNSKLNFTDTSKIKNMQGAFQKASEFNQDISNWNIQAVTDFSDMFKGANAFKQDLSKWKSNPNWK from the coding sequence ATGAAAAAAAGTTTATTACTAATAGGTGGACTAACAGCTGTGGCTGCAGTTCCTATTTCCATAACAACAACATTGCTTATTAAAAAAAATAAGCAACAAAATATTAGTCAAAATAAGATTGAAAAATTACAAGATGAACTTAAATTACTACAAAGTCAGATAGTCAATTTAGAAAAAGATAAAACACAAATTGCTCAGTATGCAGATTCGCTAATTTATAGCTTTGATATAGAAAATTATCAGTTAGAAAGTCTGGAAGCAATGCTAAAATTGAAAGCTAAATTTCATGAATTGAATTCTTATGTTGATGAACTTAAAAATCAAATTAGTATTAAAAAACAAAATGTAGCAGAATTAGAAAAAGAAATTAAAAGATTACGTAATGAATTAAATCATGACCGTAATGTTATCAGGTTTGAAATTCAAAGGCTAGTAACTGATGAATGAGCTAATATGAAAGATGAGATTTTACAAAGTCATAAAGTTAGTGATATTGTGAAACATCTAAATAAAAAAATTAAATTTACTAAATTACCATATCTAATTAAAACTGATTCAGATAAAACAATTAAGTCTTTAAAAAATGCCGCTAAAAACCTTATTTTAAGTTTTGATGGTTTAGATTTTGAACTAACACTAGAATTAAAAGATGTAAGCTTTCATCCAAACTCAATTGAGCATGAATATGAAGATAGTCAAGAAACTATTTGTAAAATAATTGGTTATTATAAAGATGAATCTGGCAAAATAGCTATTAAGCCTTTTGCAAAATCAACTAAGAAGGTTCCTACTAGATTACCTTGATTTATAGAGTCATTAAAAGCAGCATTTAAAGATAATAAATCATCAAACATAGAAAATCTTAATGAATGAAATACATCAAATGTTACAGATATGAGTATGATGTTTGAAGCAAGCGAAATTAATCAACCACTTGACTTTGATACAAGAAACGTTATTACTATGTATTCAATGTTTTATGAAGCAAAACATTTTAATTCCCCACTTAACTTTGATACAAGAAATGTGCAAAACATGAAGGCTATGTTTTATGATGCACTCGAATTTGACCAAGAATTAAAATTTAATACTAAAAATGTTACAGATATGTCTTTAATGTTTAGCGGGGCAAGTAAATTCAATAAACCGGTCAACTTTGATACAAAGAATGTTAAAAAAATGAACTCAATGTTTTGAGGAACAAATGAATTTAATCAACCGATTAACTTTAATACACAAAATGTTGAAGACATGGAACAAATGTTCTCTCATGCAAAAGCATTTAATCAAATATTAAATTTTGATACACGAAATGTAACAAATATGAGAGGATTATTTGAATTAGCAGAGAATTTTAACTCTAATTTAAACTTTTCTGATACGCAAAATGTTACCACTATGGAAATGATGTTTAATGGAGCTAAAAACTTTAACAAACCAATAAATTTCAATACAAAAAAAGTAACAAATATGAAATTTATGTTTAATAATGCATATAAATTTAACTCCCCTATTAAATTTGATACAAATAATGTTACTAATATGTATGGTATGTTCTTTGGAGCGCTTGAGTTTAATCAACCACTTGACTTTGATACAAGTAATGTTGAAAATATGGGCAATATGTTTTATAGTGCAAAGAAATTCAACTCAGAGCTTAAATTTAGTAATACAAAAAATGTAAAAGATATGAGTGGTATGTTTTGTTATGCAGAAGCCTTTAATCAACCACTTGACTTTGATACAAGTAATGTTGAAAATATAAAATGAATGTTTTATGACGCAAAAAACTTTAATTCAAAACTTAATTTTACAGATACAAGCAAAATCAAAAATATGCAAGGCGCATTTCAAAAAGCAAGTGAGTTTAACCAAGATATTAGTAACTGAAATATTCAAGCAGTAACTGACTTTTCCGATATGTTTAAAGGTGCTAATGCCTTTAAACAAGACCTTTCAAAATGAAAAAGTAACCCAAATTGAAAATAA
- a CDS encoding lipoprotein produces MKKLLTILGSIGLIATSGVAVVACNTSDKTKMPNENKGEEKVDLTKIAKQKDLGFISKKDNEIIKKAFIKQNSIDEKKVTVSVKGNGNGVSATGSANDTTTNTSNGNLNDSAVIELKATNNGNETKTVTVIFEVNNNLEKLIQVKKLKGLADNKDDTILKAIDKLNPKSNLNTSKLSIERKDEKVSIKSSDSTYTGNPVEIEIESKVGVYVGLSLLSVALLASSGFIIYRSLKKKKK; encoded by the coding sequence ATGAAGAAGTTATTAACAATATTAGGTTCTATTGGTTTAATTGCTACAAGTGGAGTTGCAGTTGTTGCATGTAATACATCTGATAAAACAAAAATGCCTAATGAAAATAAGGGTGAAGAAAAAGTTGATTTAACAAAAATTGCTAAGCAAAAAGATTTAGGTTTTATTAGTAAAAAAGACAATGAAATAATTAAAAAAGCTTTTATTAAGCAAAATTCTATTGACGAAAAAAAAGTAACTGTAAGTGTTAAAGGTAATGGAAATGGTGTTTCTGCTACTGGTTCAGCTAATGACACAACTACAAATACAAGTAATGGTAATTTAAACGATAGTGCTGTTATTGAATTAAAAGCTACAAATAATGGTAATGAAACAAAAACAGTAACTGTAATTTTTGAAGTAAATAATAATTTAGAGAAATTAATTCAAGTAAAAAAATTAAAAGGTTTAGCAGATAATAAAGATGATACAATTTTAAAAGCAATTGATAAACTAAATCCTAAATCAAATTTAAATACTTCTAAATTATCAATTGAAAGAAAAGATGAAAAAGTTTCTATAAAGTCATCTGATAGTACTTATACAGGAAATCCTGTTGAAATTGAAATTGAATCAAAAGTAGGAGTTTATGTTGGTCTTTCTCTACTTTCAGTAGCTTTATTAGCTTCTTCAGGATTTATTATTTATAGAAGTTTAAAAAAGAAAAAGAAATAA
- a CDS encoding ribulose-phosphate 3-epimerase — translation MKIVPSIYCANLIDLKTEITNLTKAQINQIHFDVMDGVFVKNYALSNKLVDEIKQQFPNLIIEVHIMGIDLLDKISLFKNADYLTFHYNAINDLNQAKLWINEIKKYNLKPGIALDLNNEINDIKKILNEIEVVTFMSIKPGFTGQKFEESSWTKLNLIKELKLKYPHLKFQIDGGVRWENIKKLIDCQLDWIVVGSLLFNENDYLKVVSKIKQLETN, via the coding sequence ATGAAAATTGTTCCATCAATTTATTGTGCAAATCTAATTGATTTAAAAACAGAAATAACTAATTTAACAAAAGCACAAATTAATCAAATTCATTTTGATGTAATGGATGGTGTGTTTGTTAAAAATTATGCTTTATCAAATAAACTTGTTGATGAAATTAAACAACAATTTCCAAATTTAATAATTGAAGTTCATATTATGGGAATTGATTTATTAGATAAAATTAGTCTATTTAAAAATGCTGATTATTTAACATTTCATTATAATGCTATTAATGATTTAAACCAGGCTAAGTTATGAATTAATGAAATTAAAAAATATAATTTAAAACCCGGAATTGCTTTAGATCTTAATAATGAAATTAATGATATTAAAAAAATATTAAATGAAATAGAAGTGGTTACTTTTATGTCAATTAAACCAGGATTTACTGGACAAAAGTTTGAAGAATCTAGTTGAACTAAACTAAATTTAATTAAAGAATTAAAACTTAAATATCCTCATTTAAAATTTCAAATAGATGGTGGAGTTAGATGAGAAAATATTAAAAAATTAATTGATTGTCAATTAGATTGAATAGTTGTTGGTTCATTATTATTTAATGAGAATGATTATTTAAAAGTAGTAAGTAAAATCAAACAACTTGAAACTAATTAA